One Brassica oleracea var. oleracea cultivar TO1000 chromosome C7, BOL, whole genome shotgun sequence genomic window carries:
- the LOC106305616 gene encoding putative zinc finger CCCH domain-containing protein 9, protein MRQDQKRQRTESSYGPSRERRAKTIDKQRREAQNNLQEERLMIPENHNVNAQENLQQQADMERQNREAQEKAQEERRRQIDNERRQARLRLERMKPRVLTSNVDQLREALPHIGIERKEGDGF, encoded by the exons ATGCGTCAG GATCAGAAAAGACAGCGAACTGAGTCAAGCTATGGTCCAAGTCGAGAGAGGAGG GCAAAAACTATTGACAAGCAGAGGAGAGAGGCTCAAAATAATCTGCAGGAAGAAAGATTGATG ATTCCAGAGAACCACAACGTTAACGCTCAAGAGAATCTACAACAACAGGCAGATATGGAGAGGCAGAACAGAGAGGCTCAAGAGAAAGCGCAGGAGGAACGTAGACGACAGATAGATAATGAGAGGAGGCAGGCTCGTTTGCGTCTTGAGCGG ATGAAACCGAGAGTTCTAACCAGTAACGTGGATCAGCTCAGAGAGGCATTACCACATATTGGGATTGAAAGAAAAGAGGGCGATGGGTTTTAG